One stretch of Pararhizobium qamdonense DNA includes these proteins:
- the pyrF gene encoding orotidine-5'-phosphate decarboxylase: MTETARDRLIVGLDIATVGEAEGIVKTLGDDVLFYKIGYQLAFAGGLEFARDLTADGKKIFLDMKLLDIDNTVAKGVENIAKMGMSMLTLHAYPKAMKAAVEAAQGSGLCLLGVTVLTSMDEQDVIDAGYQYDPRTLVLRRAAQARDAGMGGIVCSAEESTAVRDIVGPDMAIVTPGIRPAGSEAGDQKRVMTPYDALKAGSSHLVVARPIVKAADPKAAARAILNEMLTASWPANR, translated from the coding sequence ATGACTGAGACCGCTCGCGACCGGCTGATTGTCGGGCTTGATATCGCAACCGTCGGCGAGGCCGAGGGCATCGTCAAGACGCTTGGCGACGACGTGCTGTTCTACAAGATCGGCTATCAACTGGCCTTTGCCGGTGGACTGGAATTTGCCCGCGATCTCACTGCTGACGGCAAGAAGATCTTCCTCGACATGAAGCTGCTCGATATCGACAACACCGTTGCCAAGGGCGTCGAGAACATCGCCAAGATGGGCATGTCGATGCTGACGCTGCATGCCTATCCGAAGGCGATGAAAGCGGCGGTCGAGGCGGCGCAGGGGTCCGGTCTCTGCCTGCTCGGGGTGACCGTGCTCACCTCCATGGACGAACAGGACGTCATCGACGCCGGCTATCAATATGATCCGCGCACGTTGGTGCTGCGGCGCGCCGCACAGGCCCGCGATGCAGGCATGGGCGGTATCGTCTGCTCGGCCGAGGAATCCACCGCCGTGCGCGATATCGTCGGTCCCGACATGGCCATCGTCACGCCCGGCATCCGCCCGGCCGGCAGCGAGGCCGGGGACCAGAAAAGAGTGATGACGCCCTACGATGCCCTGAAGGCCGGCTCCAGCCATCTCGTGGTCGCCCGCCCCATCGTGAAAGCCGCCGATCCGAAGGCCGCCGCACGCGCAATCCTAAACGAGATGCTGACGGCGTCCTGGCCTGCCAACCGGTAA
- a CDS encoding histidine phosphatase family protein produces MFGVYITHPQIRIEPDVPVPRWGLSETGIARAQQAAQCDWVRQLSRILSSDETKALETAAIIAHPGGIDVEMLAQSGENDRSATGFLVPDEFERAADWFFAYPEQSFQGWERAIDAQKRIVDAVTTVLDRHDPARPIAFVGHGGVGTLLKCHLSGLPISRGGDQPAGGGCLYAFSLADRSLACDWTAMELWQGWQK; encoded by the coding sequence ATGTTCGGGGTCTACATCACGCATCCGCAAATCCGCATTGAGCCGGATGTGCCGGTGCCGCGCTGGGGACTGTCCGAGACCGGCATCGCGCGGGCGCAACAGGCGGCGCAGTGCGATTGGGTACGCCAGCTTTCCCGTATTCTCTCTAGCGACGAGACCAAGGCGCTGGAAACGGCGGCAATCATAGCCCATCCCGGCGGCATTGATGTCGAAATGCTGGCGCAGTCCGGTGAAAACGACCGCTCCGCCACCGGTTTTCTCGTGCCAGACGAATTCGAGAGGGCGGCGGACTGGTTCTTTGCCTATCCTGAACAGAGTTTTCAGGGCTGGGAGCGGGCCATCGATGCGCAGAAGCGGATCGTTGACGCAGTAACGACAGTGCTTGACCGGCACGATCCGGCAAGGCCGATTGCCTTTGTCGGGCATGGCGGCGTCGGCACGCTGCTGAAATGCCACCTTTCGGGCCTGCCGATTTCACGCGGCGGCGATCAGCCGGCAGGCGGCGGCTGCCTCTACGCATTTTCCCTTGCAGACCGTTCCCTTGCATGCGACTGGACCGCGATGGAGCTCTGGCAAGGATGGCAAAAATGA
- the pmtA gene encoding phospholipid N-methyltransferase PmtA, whose product MNFRLKERFGKKFDEEIRFFKGWRSNMKAVGSIVPTSGITARRMASVVNPHSGLPVLELGPGTGVITKAILQKGILPENLVSVEFSTDFYQHLVKTFPDVGFINGDAFDLDKTLGARRDQQFDSVISAVPLLNFPMHMRVSLIDDLLSRIPVGRPVIQISYGPLSPVVAMPDRYQISHYDFVVRNIPPAQLWVYRKTH is encoded by the coding sequence ATGAATTTTCGTCTGAAAGAGCGTTTTGGCAAGAAATTCGATGAGGAAATCCGTTTCTTCAAAGGGTGGCGAAGCAATATGAAGGCCGTCGGCTCGATCGTGCCGACATCCGGCATCACCGCCCGGCGCATGGCGAGCGTCGTCAATCCGCATTCAGGCCTTCCCGTTCTCGAGCTTGGCCCGGGCACCGGCGTCATCACCAAGGCGATCCTGCAGAAAGGCATTCTGCCGGAAAATCTTGTCTCCGTGGAATTTTCCACCGATTTCTATCAGCACCTCGTGAAAACCTTTCCCGATGTCGGTTTCATCAATGGCGATGCCTTCGATCTCGACAAGACGCTCGGCGCGCGGCGCGACCAGCAGTTCGACAGCGTCATTTCCGCCGTGCCGCTGTTGAACTTTCCGATGCATATGCGGGTCTCGCTGATCGACGATCTTCTGTCGCGCATTCCCGTCGGCCGTCCCGTGATCCAGATTTCCTACGGGCCGCTCTCGCCCGTCGTTGCCATGCCGGATCGCTATCAGATTTCCCATTATGATTTCGTCGTGCGCAATATCCCGCCGGCGCAATTATGGGTGTACCGCAAGACGCATTGA